A single Natranaerobius thermophilus JW/NM-WN-LF DNA region contains:
- a CDS encoding pseudouridine synthase: MRLQKFMSRAGIASRRKSEELIQQGRVTVNGQVITRLGTKINPDTDTVKVDGEPITQEESNVYIMLNKPKDYITSKDDPQGRKTVMDLIQVKERVYPVGRLDYDSRGLVLLTNDGELANRLMHPKYNIPKTYMVKVDKLPLQDKLDNLVNGIYLEEGLCKADHVEILDTKNNILKIILSEGRKRQIRRMLASLGIEVKDLKRDSLGTLTLKDLSEGNYRKLTKDEIDNIKKLAGLTDN; the protein is encoded by the coding sequence ATGCGCTTACAAAAATTCATGTCAAGGGCTGGAATAGCATCTAGACGCAAGTCAGAAGAACTCATCCAGCAGGGAAGAGTTACAGTTAATGGACAAGTTATTACACGTTTAGGAACTAAAATAAACCCTGATACGGATACGGTTAAAGTTGATGGCGAACCAATAACTCAAGAGGAATCTAATGTTTATATCATGTTGAACAAGCCCAAAGATTATATAACCAGTAAAGATGACCCTCAAGGGAGAAAAACTGTCATGGATTTAATTCAGGTGAAAGAAAGAGTTTACCCAGTAGGTAGGTTAGATTACGATTCAAGAGGATTAGTTTTACTTACCAATGATGGAGAATTAGCAAATAGATTAATGCATCCTAAATACAATATCCCCAAAACTTATATGGTTAAAGTAGACAAACTTCCTTTACAGGATAAACTTGATAATCTAGTTAATGGGATTTATTTAGAAGAAGGACTATGTAAAGCAGATCATGTGGAAATACTAGATACTAAAAATAATATATTAAAAATTATATTATCAGAAGGAAGAAAGAGACAGATTAGACGCATGTTAGCTAGTTTAGGAATAGAAGTTAAGGATTTAAAAAGGGACAGCTTAGGAACTTTAACTTTAAAAGACTTATCTGAGGGTAATTATAGAAAATTAACAAAAGATGAAATAGATAACATAAAAAAATTAGCTGGTTTGACTGATAATTAA
- the aroH gene encoding chorismate mutase encodes MSGKRLFAVRGATTTERNTEQEILSQTKTLLQELIDKNDLSREQDIVSVMFTATKDLTACFPAKAARKLGWTNTPLMCAQEIDVDDSLPKCIRVLIQYYAPEDHSPQAVYLKDARKLRPDLINE; translated from the coding sequence TTGAGTGGAAAAAGATTATTTGCTGTACGAGGTGCTACAACTACTGAAAGAAACACAGAACAAGAGATTCTTTCCCAAACCAAAACTTTATTACAAGAATTAATAGATAAAAATGATTTGTCACGAGAACAAGACATTGTAAGTGTTATGTTTACAGCCACTAAAGACTTAACGGCTTGTTTTCCTGCAAAAGCTGCAAGAAAATTAGGTTGGACAAACACACCTTTGATGTGTGCACAGGAAATAGATGTTGACGATAGTCTTCCCAAGTGTATTAGGGTATTAATTCAATATTATGCACCGGAAGACCACTCTCCCCAAGCAGTATACTTAAAAGATGCTCGTAAATTAAGACCCGATTTAATCAACGAATAA